From Halobacillus sp. Marseille-Q1614, the proteins below share one genomic window:
- the aroB gene encoding 3-dehydroquinate synthase codes for MRNLTIHSSTHDYDVLIGSSLRHQLKDMVKKEYSKVLIVSDSVVADLYLEDVKAAFSNAKVSDAIVPAGEGSKSLEQYGRLLDKCIQEQLDRQSLIVGLGGGMIGDLTGFVASTYLRGIDFLQMPTSILAHDSSVGGKVAINHPQGKNLIGSFYNPIQVVYDTETLQSLPAAEIRSGYGEVIKHALLSDASWYDELKTQLLKNVTTEDLEDHLMAGIKVKAGIVEEDEKEHGVRKYLNLGHTLAHALEAELGYGAITHGEAVALGIAFAMRVSEHKLKSDLPILSYLEWLQLNDYPLHTLKSANPKQLVHRMKWDKKTVREEIHFVLLKEVGSPVVERVNDEELTEYLEKFLEEVNHIEQRN; via the coding sequence ATGAGAAACCTGACGATTCATTCTTCAACCCATGATTATGATGTTCTAATTGGATCTTCTTTACGTCATCAGCTAAAGGATATGGTAAAGAAAGAATACTCCAAAGTGCTGATCGTTTCGGATTCGGTTGTCGCAGATCTTTATTTAGAAGATGTGAAAGCTGCTTTTTCAAATGCGAAAGTTTCTGATGCGATTGTTCCGGCTGGTGAAGGCTCTAAGAGTCTCGAACAGTACGGCCGCCTGCTGGATAAGTGCATTCAAGAACAGCTCGACCGTCAGTCTCTCATCGTCGGTTTGGGCGGGGGGATGATTGGCGACCTAACAGGGTTTGTTGCTTCCACGTACTTGCGCGGGATTGATTTTCTGCAAATGCCGACATCGATTTTGGCTCATGACAGCAGTGTAGGGGGCAAAGTGGCGATTAACCACCCTCAAGGGAAAAATTTAATCGGCTCCTTCTACAACCCGATTCAGGTCGTCTACGATACGGAGACATTACAAAGCCTTCCTGCTGCGGAAATTCGTTCAGGTTATGGTGAAGTAATTAAGCATGCGCTGTTAAGTGATGCCTCCTGGTACGATGAGTTGAAAACTCAATTGCTCAAAAATGTTACGACTGAAGACCTTGAAGACCATCTAATGGCCGGGATCAAGGTGAAAGCCGGAATCGTAGAAGAAGACGAAAAAGAACACGGAGTCAGAAAGTACTTGAATTTAGGGCATACGCTGGCTCATGCTCTTGAAGCAGAGCTCGGATATGGAGCAATTACCCATGGTGAAGCTGTAGCTTTAGGCATTGCCTTTGCCATGAGGGTCTCTGAGCATAAGCTGAAAAGTGATTTGCCGATCCTTTCTTACTTGGAGTGGCTTCAGCTAAACGATTACCCGCTCCATACACTTAAGTCTGCAAATCCAAAACAGCTCGTTCATCGAATGAAATGGGATAAGAAAACGGTAAGAGAAGAAATTCACTTTGTCCTGTTAAAAGAAGTCGGCTCTCCGGTTGTGGAGAGAGTAAACGATGAAGAGTTAACGGAATATTTGGAGAAATTTTTAGAAGAGGTGAACCATATTGAACAGAGGAATTAG
- a CDS encoding demethylmenaquinone methyltransferase encodes MPQSSKEERVHHVFENIYSRYDKMNSIISFQQHRLWRRDVMKRMKVTPGDHTLDVCCGTGDWTMSLADRVGVSGKVIGLDFSNNMLSVAIKKKLKAGIRHVEFQHGNAMELPFEDNQFDFVTIGFGLRNVPDYFQVLKEMHRVVKPGGRVVCLETSQPTNPVFKRFYYFYFQNVMPLFGKVFAKSYDEYSWLHESAKDFPGIDELAEMFEEAGFTNIEVKAYTGGVAAMHMGDKQSN; translated from the coding sequence ATGCCGCAATCGTCAAAAGAAGAAAGAGTACATCACGTTTTCGAAAATATTTACAGCCGATATGACAAAATGAACTCGATCATATCTTTTCAGCAGCACCGCTTGTGGAGAAGAGATGTGATGAAGCGAATGAAGGTCACACCAGGGGACCATACGCTTGATGTCTGCTGCGGAACGGGAGACTGGACGATGAGCCTGGCTGATCGAGTTGGGGTGTCCGGTAAAGTCATCGGTCTAGATTTCAGCAATAATATGCTTTCTGTGGCTATTAAGAAAAAATTGAAAGCCGGGATCCGGCATGTAGAGTTTCAGCATGGAAATGCTATGGAACTTCCGTTTGAGGATAACCAGTTTGATTTCGTCACGATCGGGTTTGGTTTAAGAAACGTCCCGGATTACTTCCAGGTACTAAAAGAAATGCACCGGGTCGTAAAACCTGGCGGCCGAGTTGTTTGTTTAGAGACTTCGCAGCCGACCAATCCAGTATTTAAACGATTTTATTATTTTTACTTCCAGAATGTTATGCCATTGTTTGGAAAAGTGTTTGCCAAGAGCTATGACGAGTACAGCTGGCTGCATGAATCGGCAAAAGACTTTCCGGGAATTGACGAGTTAGCTGAAATGTTTGAAGAAGCCGGGTTTACAAACATTGAAGTGAAAGCCTATACAGGAGGCGTAGCTGCCATGCATATGGGAGATAAGCAGTCGAATTAA
- the aroC gene encoding chorismate synthase: MRYLTAGESHGKQLTTIIEGVPSHLPLTPQQINESTIRRQGGYGRGRRMQIEKDLVDITSGVRHGYTLGSPISLVVHNDDFKHWVNIMGEDPLPEGTEVKRTISRPRPGHADLNGGMKYGHRDMRNVLERSSARETAARVGAGAVAKVLLRELGIEVAGYVREIAGIVSEVDETMSIEERARISEESPVRTFDETAAKKMMEAIDTAKKEGDSIGGVCEVYVEGMPPGIGSYVQYDRKLDAKIAGAVMSINAFKGVEFGIGFEAARRNGSQVHDEILWSEERGYYRRTNNLGGFEGGMTSGMPIVVKGVMKPIPTLYKPLQSVDIETKEPFQASIERSDSCAVPAASVVMEHIVAFELAKAITEEFPSDYFPRLKEAVDKYRKEVREF; encoded by the coding sequence ATGCGCTATCTGACTGCAGGAGAATCACACGGTAAACAATTAACTACAATTATTGAAGGGGTACCATCTCATTTACCTCTTACTCCTCAGCAAATCAATGAATCAACCATCCGACGCCAGGGAGGCTACGGCCGTGGCCGCAGAATGCAAATAGAGAAAGATCTGGTAGATATTACAAGCGGGGTGCGCCACGGTTATACGCTGGGTTCTCCGATTTCACTGGTCGTTCATAACGATGATTTCAAACACTGGGTTAATATCATGGGTGAAGATCCGCTGCCGGAAGGAACGGAAGTCAAACGGACCATCTCAAGACCGCGTCCTGGACATGCTGATTTAAACGGTGGCATGAAATACGGCCATCGTGATATGAGAAACGTTCTTGAACGTTCCTCAGCACGTGAAACAGCAGCCCGCGTCGGCGCAGGAGCTGTTGCGAAAGTACTTCTCCGTGAACTTGGCATCGAAGTCGCCGGTTATGTGAGGGAAATCGCAGGAATCGTGAGTGAAGTTGACGAGACGATGAGCATCGAAGAGCGTGCCCGCATTTCTGAAGAGTCGCCGGTTCGCACGTTTGATGAAACGGCCGCCAAGAAAATGATGGAAGCCATTGATACAGCGAAAAAAGAAGGAGATTCCATCGGCGGAGTATGTGAAGTATACGTAGAAGGCATGCCTCCGGGAATTGGATCTTATGTCCAGTATGACCGAAAGCTTGATGCGAAGATTGCCGGTGCTGTGATGAGCATCAACGCTTTTAAAGGGGTTGAGTTTGGCATCGGCTTTGAAGCAGCCAGACGAAACGGCAGCCAGGTTCATGATGAAATTTTATGGAGCGAAGAACGTGGATATTACCGCCGCACAAATAATCTCGGCGGATTCGAAGGCGGCATGACTTCCGGAATGCCTATTGTTGTAAAAGGGGTCATGAAACCTATTCCTACCCTTTATAAGCCGCTGCAGAGTGTCGACATTGAAACGAAAGAGCCGTTCCAGGCAAGCATTGAACGCTCCGACTCCTGCGCCGTTCCTGCAGCATCAGTCGTGATGGAACATATCGTAGCATTTGAACTGGCTAAAGCTATTACAGAAGAGTTCCCATCGGATTACTTCCCGCGTTTAAAAGAAGCGGTTGATAAATACAGAAAAGAAGTGCGGGAATTTTAA
- the aroA gene encoding 3-phosphoshikimate 1-carboxyvinyltransferase: MSNIELHPAKQGLAGRLSVPGDKSISHRAVIFSSLAEGTSHITNFLTGEDCLRTVQAFREFGVAIEREDKDVTIHGKGINALKTPTQPINFGNSGTTARLLSGVLAALPHFSVAYGDESLSKRPMDRVVLPLEKMGAQITGRDQARLLPLAFEGCKLTGTTIEMNVKSAQVKSALLLAGMLADGETTVFEKGITRNHTEMLMSEYGIDLTKVGQRLTIQGNQQPQASDLRVPGDISSAAFFMVAAAITPNSSIAIEGVGLNPTRNGIITALEQMGADITVEQTDSVGHEPVGNIHVESSSLSAITLKGDLIPNLIDEIPIIALAATQAKGQTVIKDAHELKVKETNRIDSVVTNLRNLGADIESTEDGMVIHGPVQLSGGTVNSFGDHRIGMMGAIASYVSEASVEVLDKQCINISYPEFFEHFNKLQKKTS; encoded by the coding sequence ATGTCTAACATTGAGTTACATCCTGCAAAGCAGGGATTAGCAGGGAGACTTTCTGTTCCTGGTGATAAATCCATTTCCCATCGTGCCGTTATATTTTCTTCTTTGGCTGAAGGGACGTCCCATATAACGAATTTCTTAACAGGAGAAGACTGCCTGCGAACTGTGCAGGCATTTAGAGAATTCGGGGTTGCCATTGAGCGCGAGGACAAAGATGTAACCATCCACGGCAAGGGAATAAACGCATTAAAGACACCAACTCAGCCGATTAATTTTGGGAATTCAGGGACTACTGCTCGTCTCTTAAGCGGTGTACTTGCTGCTCTTCCTCATTTCAGCGTGGCTTATGGGGATGAGTCGCTGTCTAAACGCCCTATGGACCGTGTCGTCCTTCCTTTAGAAAAAATGGGGGCGCAAATCACAGGTCGCGATCAGGCGCGTCTGCTCCCACTCGCTTTTGAAGGCTGCAAGCTGACAGGAACTACTATAGAAATGAACGTGAAAAGCGCCCAAGTTAAATCTGCATTATTACTCGCAGGAATGCTGGCAGATGGAGAAACAACGGTTTTTGAGAAAGGGATCACGCGAAACCATACGGAGATGCTTATGTCAGAATATGGCATTGATCTTACGAAAGTGGGGCAGAGATTAACAATCCAAGGAAATCAGCAGCCTCAAGCCTCTGATTTAAGAGTCCCGGGAGATATATCCTCTGCTGCCTTTTTCATGGTGGCTGCGGCGATTACGCCTAACAGCAGTATTGCAATTGAGGGGGTCGGTTTAAATCCTACCCGAAACGGTATTATTACGGCTCTTGAGCAAATGGGTGCTGATATTACGGTAGAACAGACGGACAGCGTAGGACATGAACCGGTTGGAAATATTCATGTGGAAAGCAGCAGCCTCTCAGCCATCACGCTTAAAGGTGACCTGATTCCTAATCTTATTGATGAGATTCCAATTATTGCATTGGCGGCTACGCAGGCTAAAGGACAGACGGTCATCAAAGATGCCCACGAGTTAAAGGTGAAAGAAACAAATCGAATAGATTCGGTTGTTACCAACTTGCGAAACTTAGGGGCAGACATCGAATCCACTGAAGACGGCATGGTGATCCACGGCCCCGTCCAATTGAGCGGCGGAACCGTGAATTCTTTCGGAGATCACCGAATTGGAATGATGGGTGCTATTGCATCATATGTCTCTGAGGCTTCCGTAGAAGTCCTGGATAAACAATGCATCAACATTTCATATCCAGAATTTTTTGAACATTTTAATAAACTTCAAAAGAAAACTTCATAG
- a CDS encoding HU family DNA-binding protein — translation MNKTDLINAVSEKAELSKKDATQAVDSVFESIMDSLKDGEKVQLIGFGNFEVRERAARKGRNPQTGEEIEISASKVPAFKPGKALKDAVK, via the coding sequence ATGAACAAAACTGACCTAATCAATGCAGTATCTGAGAAAGCTGAGCTTTCTAAAAAAGACGCAACTCAAGCGGTTGATTCTGTATTTGAATCTATCATGGATTCACTTAAAGATGGTGAGAAAGTACAGCTTATCGGATTTGGTAACTTTGAAGTACGTGAGCGTGCGGCACGTAAAGGCCGTAACCCACAAACTGGTGAAGAGATCGAGATCTCTGCAAGTAAAGTACCAGCTTTCAAACCTGGTAAAGCCCTAAAAGATGCTGTAAAATAA
- the hepT gene encoding heptaprenyl diphosphate synthase component II, translating into MKLAMIYSFLKQDLAIIEEAVNETIQSDNIVLREASSQLLNAGGKRIRPVFVLLAGKFGDYQIDRMKAVAVSLELIHTASLVHDDVIDEAEVRRGEPTIKSKWDNRIAMYTGDYIFARSLENLSALNDPKAHQILAKTMVELCLGEIEQIKDKYDVHQNLRQYLRRIKRKTAILIASSCRLGAIAAGVKEEEEMALYRYGYYVGMSYQIIDDVLDFTESEEQLGKPAGSDLLQGNITLPVLITLYKDSEFKDDLTELFMKENLEPYHMAGVIETIKSNGSIEKALQMSDRYLDKAYKALETLPQNRAKQTLKGIAKYIGKRRA; encoded by the coding sequence ATGAAACTAGCCATGATTTATTCTTTTTTAAAACAAGATTTAGCCATAATTGAAGAAGCGGTTAATGAAACCATTCAATCCGACAATATCGTACTGCGTGAAGCTTCCAGTCAGCTTCTTAATGCCGGCGGCAAACGAATTCGTCCTGTTTTTGTCCTTCTGGCAGGGAAATTCGGAGATTATCAGATCGACCGTATGAAAGCCGTAGCTGTTTCACTGGAACTGATTCATACAGCCTCATTAGTTCATGACGATGTTATCGATGAGGCTGAAGTAAGACGCGGTGAACCGACGATTAAGTCCAAATGGGACAACCGGATTGCGATGTATACAGGTGATTACATATTTGCTCGTTCTTTAGAAAATTTATCGGCACTTAACGATCCGAAAGCACATCAAATTCTTGCTAAGACGATGGTGGAGCTTTGTCTTGGCGAGATTGAACAAATTAAAGATAAATACGATGTCCATCAGAACTTACGGCAGTATTTGCGGAGAATAAAGCGTAAAACAGCAATACTTATTGCCTCAAGCTGCCGATTGGGAGCTATTGCCGCAGGAGTTAAAGAAGAAGAAGAAATGGCACTGTACCGTTATGGCTATTACGTCGGAATGTCTTATCAGATTATTGATGATGTGCTGGACTTTACTGAGTCTGAAGAACAGTTAGGAAAGCCGGCTGGAAGTGACCTGCTTCAGGGGAATATTACCCTGCCTGTCCTTATTACTCTGTATAAAGACAGTGAGTTTAAAGACGACTTAACAGAATTGTTTATGAAAGAAAACCTGGAACCTTATCATATGGCGGGGGTAATAGAGACGATTAAATCAAATGGTTCTATCGAGAAAGCTCTGCAGATGAGCGACCGCTATTTAGATAAGGCTTACAAGGCGCTTGAAACCCTGCCGCAGAACCGCGCAAAACAGACTTTAAAAGGGATTGCGAAATATATTGGAAAAAGAAGGGCATAA
- the mtrB gene encoding trp RNA-binding attenuation protein MtrB, which produces MAASDNDFFVIKALEDGVNVIGLTRGTDTRFHHSEKLDKNEVMIAQFTEHTSAVKVRGKAVIQTSHGEMTNDAE; this is translated from the coding sequence ATGGCTGCATCAGATAATGACTTCTTTGTTATTAAAGCACTGGAAGATGGAGTAAACGTCATCGGGCTTACGAGAGGAACGGATACCCGCTTTCACCACTCTGAAAAACTGGATAAAAACGAAGTAATGATTGCCCAATTTACCGAACATACCTCCGCTGTAAAAGTACGCGGAAAGGCGGTCATACAGACTAGTCATGGAGAGATGACAAACGATGCAGAGTAA
- the hisC gene encoding histidinol-phosphate transaminase has protein sequence MQAKEILKNMKPYKPGKQIEEVKEEYGLDRIVKLASNENPFGFSSQVKEQLPALINQLEKYPDGYSAALRKKLAGILNVKEEQLIFGNGSDEVVQIICRTFLEAGANTVMATPTFPQYRHNALIEGAEVREVSLQDGHHHVEAMLEQIDERTRVLWLCTPNNPTGVHMTASEVRHVLSSVPPHVLVVIDEAYYEYMDAEDRFESLEVLNEYENLIILRTFSKAYGLAGLRIGYGVASQEIIQTLEPAREPFNTSTIAQAAAILALDDQSFITESTASNRKSKQELFKFLDDHGIGYYPSQANFVLVHLPISGDEMFEHLLSKGFIVRSGEALGLPNSIRLTIGKEEDMQVIQAEIKEKLQSVTS, from the coding sequence ATGCAAGCTAAAGAAATTCTAAAAAATATGAAACCATATAAGCCAGGCAAACAGATTGAAGAAGTAAAAGAAGAATACGGGCTGGACCGCATCGTAAAGCTTGCGTCTAATGAAAATCCATTCGGTTTTTCCAGTCAAGTAAAAGAACAGCTTCCTGCACTGATCAATCAATTAGAAAAATATCCTGATGGATATTCTGCTGCTCTTAGAAAAAAGCTGGCCGGTATCTTAAACGTGAAGGAAGAACAGCTGATCTTCGGTAATGGATCCGACGAAGTCGTTCAGATTATCTGCCGCACGTTTCTTGAAGCTGGGGCAAATACGGTTATGGCGACGCCAACTTTCCCGCAATATCGTCATAACGCACTGATCGAAGGGGCAGAAGTGCGTGAAGTTTCCTTACAGGATGGCCATCACCATGTAGAAGCTATGCTTGAACAAATTGATGAACGTACCCGTGTACTCTGGTTATGTACACCTAACAACCCAACAGGCGTTCATATGACGGCAAGTGAAGTCCGTCACGTTTTATCAAGTGTACCTCCGCACGTACTTGTGGTAATTGATGAAGCTTACTATGAGTACATGGACGCAGAAGATCGTTTTGAGTCTCTTGAGGTATTAAACGAGTACGAGAATTTAATTATTCTGCGGACGTTTTCTAAAGCTTACGGTTTAGCCGGCTTACGGATCGGCTACGGAGTCGCTTCTCAAGAGATTATCCAGACACTGGAACCGGCTCGCGAGCCGTTTAATACATCGACGATTGCCCAGGCTGCCGCCATTCTTGCCCTTGACGATCAATCCTTTATTACAGAATCCACTGCCAGCAATAGAAAGTCGAAACAGGAGCTCTTTAAGTTTCTCGATGATCATGGTATCGGATACTATCCTTCCCAAGCTAATTTTGTGCTCGTTCACCTTCCAATCAGCGGAGACGAAATGTTTGAACACTTATTGAGCAAAGGATTTATTGTACGGTCAGGAGAAGCACTGGGTCTGCCTAATTCTATTCGATTAACGATCGGTAAAGAAGAAGACATGCAGGTAATTCAGGCGGAAATAAAAGAAAAACTCCAGAGTGTCACTTCATGA
- the aroH gene encoding chorismate mutase, whose translation MNRGIRGATTVEVNDAEQIVTRSYELVRDMVHQNDVKPEDVVSVFFTVTEDINAAFPAKSLRKLEGWTYVPVMCMTEIPVPDSLGMCIRVMMTVNTSLEQDKVEHIYHHKAKALRPDLKS comes from the coding sequence TTGAACAGAGGAATTAGAGGGGCGACTACGGTAGAAGTGAATGATGCAGAACAAATCGTTACTCGGTCTTATGAGCTCGTACGTGATATGGTTCATCAAAACGATGTGAAACCTGAAGATGTCGTTTCCGTATTTTTTACTGTAACGGAAGATATAAATGCAGCCTTTCCTGCTAAATCCCTTAGGAAACTGGAAGGCTGGACGTACGTCCCTGTTATGTGTATGACAGAAATACCTGTTCCTGATAGTTTAGGTATGTGCATTCGAGTCATGATGACGGTAAATACGTCTCTTGAGCAGGATAAAGTTGAGCATATTTATCACCATAAAGCTAAGGCTCTTAGACCAGACTTAAAAAGTTGA
- the ndk gene encoding nucleoside-diphosphate kinase: protein MEKTFLMIKPDGVQRSLIGDITAKFEKKGFKLAGAKLMQIDRSLAEEHYGEHKGKPFFEELVDFITSGPVFAMVWEGENVISTARLMMGATNPKESAPGTVRGDYGVNVGKNVIHGSDSPESAKREISLFFNEQELINYNKDSLTWVY from the coding sequence ATGGAAAAGACATTTTTAATGATTAAGCCGGATGGAGTACAGCGCAGTTTAATTGGTGATATTACCGCGAAGTTTGAGAAGAAAGGGTTTAAGCTTGCGGGCGCTAAATTAATGCAGATTGACCGTTCTCTGGCTGAAGAGCACTACGGTGAACATAAAGGCAAGCCTTTCTTTGAAGAACTGGTCGATTTTATTACATCCGGTCCAGTATTCGCGATGGTATGGGAAGGGGAAAACGTTATTTCTACAGCCCGTCTGATGATGGGGGCTACCAACCCGAAAGAATCTGCACCTGGCACTGTCCGAGGAGATTATGGAGTAAACGTTGGCAAAAATGTTATTCATGGCTCTGACTCACCAGAAAGTGCAAAACGCGAAATCAGTCTTTTCTTTAATGAGCAGGAACTTATCAACTACAACAAAGACAGTTTAACCTGGGTGTATTAA
- a CDS encoding prephenate dehydrogenase: protein MKTVFFVGLGLIGGSLAMNTAKKEGYRVIGMDSDEKTIEMALIQGVIEEVVTDFEQGCRKSDILVLATPISLTVEYLSALEKMDLDHTLLVTDVSSVKNQVLYAAEQLTNPRVKFVGGHPMAGSHKQGYSAAKPHLFENAIYVLTPAAGSATEDAEVLKDLFSETGARFLTFNTEEHDEMTAVISHFPHLIASSLVHQAREWQKKHPYLEHLAAGGFRDITRIASSNPELWQDIFFQNRTLLIQMLDDWMEEMAEVQQLLKQREKESTYQYLVEAKNYRDGLPMKEKGAIPSFYDIYVDIHDQPGAIHKVIKLLAGKEISIKNIEILEVREGITGVLRISFPSDKEQQKSYELLTNSGYEVMIEQ, encoded by the coding sequence ATGAAAACTGTATTTTTTGTCGGACTCGGTTTAATTGGCGGCTCTTTAGCTATGAACACAGCTAAGAAGGAAGGATACCGGGTCATCGGCATGGATTCGGATGAAAAAACGATTGAAATGGCATTAATACAAGGTGTTATTGAAGAAGTAGTAACGGATTTTGAGCAAGGGTGCAGGAAGTCTGACATCCTTGTTCTTGCTACACCTATTTCACTTACTGTTGAGTATTTATCAGCTTTAGAGAAGATGGATCTCGACCATACGCTGCTCGTAACAGATGTTTCATCTGTTAAAAACCAAGTGCTGTATGCTGCAGAGCAGCTGACGAATCCCCGTGTGAAGTTTGTAGGAGGCCATCCTATGGCAGGTTCTCATAAGCAGGGATATTCAGCGGCAAAGCCGCACCTGTTTGAAAACGCGATATATGTTCTTACCCCTGCTGCGGGCAGCGCTACTGAAGACGCGGAAGTCCTTAAAGATCTATTTTCTGAGACAGGCGCCCGTTTTTTAACATTTAACACGGAAGAACATGACGAAATGACTGCTGTAATTTCTCATTTCCCCCACCTGATTGCATCTTCTCTTGTTCATCAGGCACGGGAATGGCAGAAGAAACACCCTTACCTGGAGCACCTGGCAGCGGGAGGCTTTCGTGACATTACACGTATTGCCTCAAGCAATCCTGAATTGTGGCAGGATATTTTTTTCCAGAATCGGACGCTGCTTATTCAAATGCTGGATGACTGGATGGAAGAGATGGCTGAAGTCCAACAGCTTTTAAAACAGCGCGAAAAAGAGTCCACTTATCAATATTTAGTAGAAGCGAAGAACTATCGGGATGGACTTCCTATGAAAGAAAAAGGGGCGATCCCATCCTTTTATGATATATATGTGGATATTCATGACCAGCCCGGAGCTATTCATAAAGTGATTAAACTGCTGGCTGGGAAAGAAATCAGCATTAAAAACATTGAAATCCTGGAAGTTCGTGAAGGAATTACAGGGGTGCTTCGAATCAGCTTCCCATCCGATAAAGAACAGCAGAAAAGCTATGAGCTGTTAACAAACAGCGGATACGAAGTTATGATCGAGCAGTAA
- a CDS encoding heptaprenyl diphosphate synthase component 1 has product MNPSNMQITQLKDKIAAHVRHPFLAKFIADPVIDEDKLVILASIMDHTNLSPLKKEKYIITTMLVQIALDTHDHVTLSDETDEPETIRTRQLTVLAGDYYSGLYYYVLAQLDDIPMIKTLAGAIKEINELKMELYYKDVESFQEFLSSLRKIESLLIQRVATYVQKTSINDMAGDWLLAKRLLDEKNSYQEGRFSPIMDLLSKRQGILESSGQLGLYIENMLHNQISHLEANVSQMPIHFNWLKQYIHSAIYHKFYKTRIAEEG; this is encoded by the coding sequence GTGAATCCATCAAATATGCAAATAACACAGTTAAAAGATAAAATAGCTGCTCATGTGCGTCACCCTTTTTTAGCTAAGTTTATTGCGGACCCTGTCATTGATGAAGATAAACTCGTTATCCTGGCGTCTATCATGGATCACACCAATTTATCTCCTTTGAAAAAGGAAAAATATATAATCACTACAATGCTCGTGCAAATTGCGCTTGATACCCATGACCACGTGACTTTATCTGATGAGACGGATGAACCGGAAACGATCCGCACACGCCAGCTGACCGTATTAGCCGGCGATTACTACAGCGGACTTTATTATTATGTATTGGCCCAGCTTGATGATATCCCGATGATAAAAACATTGGCAGGGGCGATAAAAGAAATTAATGAACTAAAAATGGAATTATATTATAAAGATGTAGAATCCTTTCAAGAATTCTTATCATCGTTAAGAAAAATAGAATCCCTGCTTATACAGAGAGTCGCTACCTACGTGCAGAAAACGTCCATTAATGATATGGCAGGAGACTGGCTTTTAGCCAAAAGACTTCTTGATGAAAAGAACAGCTATCAGGAAGGACGATTTTCCCCGATCATGGATCTGTTATCCAAAAGGCAGGGAATCCTGGAGTCAAGCGGCCAGCTTGGCCTCTATATAGAGAATATGCTTCACAATCAAATCTCACATTTAGAAGCTAATGTTTCGCAAATGCCGATCCATTTTAACTGGTTAAAGCAGTATATTCATTCGGCAATCTATCACAAATTTTATAAAACACGTATCGCTGAGGAAGGATAA